tattatgtgactgagcgttaagttgttcagagtcactagtgtccacttctcccaagctcctcccccaccctgctacaagctcttttcactttgtggtttagctcagaatcagctcagagttctgcagtagctgctggagttagagaggagagaagtgaagctgtaagagaactcccactctcttatggggcccagactctTCTAATGACCTCTTGCATGCATTATATGTTTTAGGGGTTTTTGGAACaaaatggagtgtgaagtacaacccaactaaaatatgtgttttaaaggggtccacagtgtttatcaatGGCAGTTACGCATACCCAGCAGGGCTGGAAGTCAAAGAGGAATTTTGGGTTAAAGAGCCATTCGatagagaacaggacacaccTGTATATTGCAAACCCACTAAGGACTCAGGCACAGTCCAGTGTTATGTCGATAAACAGCAAAAgttctccctcaaactgattaatgtaacGAAGGAGGATGACTATTacttcagaatcaaaacaaatgtaatcgaacaaaaatggctgggagatcctgttaagatcagtgtcacaggtgggttaaatctttaatttcCTATTTTCTAACTGTGATGCATAGTGTCCTTTACCCAGAGGAATTTGAGTcttgaagttcattaatgcctatttttaactatgatgcacattctcacttcatgtaaaggcgtttgagtttaattaagctgaTTACTGAGAGTGGTTAAACTGATtaagggttactctgatatattagttgtactatacaatttgtttctctcatatttttttagcaaattcaagacagtttcatgacagcagaataattttcttaattgcttGAAGTTTTTCTGGATGATTTAAAGGCTGTCTAATTGTGATGGACTTCCATTCGTTTGGTTTGATGATTTTGTCATTGTCTTAGAGCTCCTTGTGAACACTCTTCTTgaagtaatagagagagaagcagcagttctgacgTGTAtaaccacctgcagtctgactgacagtccaacattcatctgATAAAAAAATGGACGTCCTTTATCCTccaatacaaacccactccgcctgcagccagtcagcagtgaggatgcaggcagttatatgtgtgctgtaataggatatgaacatctcccctctcctgctcaaactctcacggtcagatgtgagtttacaatgttggtttcattatatgattatctgattattgctaaGTTTATTTCATTGccaagttcagttcatttctcagttaaaatgcaaaaaaatacaatgaattagtaaagtcttattagaattatatatatatatatattatatatatatatatatatatatatatatatatatatatatatatatatatatatattctttactttgagtacatgagacatttcattactataaaatgcATTCTCCACATGGTGTTATTGCCTGATTTAAGGTGAAGACATTAGTAATGGTGGGACAACTATACAACATCTCCAGAATCAGCTCTTAGAACAGTAGAGGATACAAGTCCATTAATGAACCTGGATATATGCCTGGTTGATGCAGATCATGCCTGTAGTCTCCTTGCTCCTCCTTTCAGACAGAAGACGTcatattcatttcttcacattctctcattttgtgGGTGCTagatcctccaaagaatgtATTGGTGTCCATCAGGCCCGCTAGTGAAATAGTGGGgtacagttcagtgactctgacctgcagcagtgatgccaacccacctgtgcagaactacgcctggtttaaagaaggaggaacctcacctgtaggatctggacagacatacaacatcaccatcagctctAATAGCAGCGGCTGGTATTACTGTGTAGCTCAGAATGAACACGGGATGCTGAAATCAGCTTCCATAGATGCCACTTTAAAGGGTGAGACAGTCAAacagttatgtttcatttttcattgatCAGTTCATTCACTTATACATTTGCTATTCACATTATGAAAGCCCTATATTGTGTGTATGAACAAtagtgtgcatatgtctgtttctctcagcaggtcacttCTACATTTTGCCTATAGCTGTTGGAATCGGCCTCTGTGGGATTGTACTTCCtctctcaatagttttatttatgaagagagaaagtttaAGAAGGTAAAGTGAAAGATGTTAATATAAGTTACATGTAGAAATGATAACTTTATAGTACctcatttctgttcctttccaaaagcactttattaatatgggaaatcttgaaaatatgactaatatcatAAATACAATATTATGAATACTaatgtttattctctgttttctgtttggattaacactgacatttgggtttttttgagctcagaggcaagaggcaaaagagaaatagagatgaatctgattatggggtgagctatcacagaaatccagatatatttgtcaataaggaGTCTTAAACCTGCTATACAGTTCATAGAATTCATGTCATGACAAATCAGAGCCTTTTAATGACAGTGTCAGTCTTAGTTCTGTATctttagcatttgtttatgtcAGAATGAGAGCTCCATCTGAAATGCAGactgtcaacaacaaaataacattagtggAAAAACTCCAATGGAACCTTAACCATAAAGCTATTCAGTGTTTCTCATTAAACTGCACATCATTAACTCTGTGCTTCACAGAACGCCAGCCTcaagccctgtcctacctgtgACACTTCCACATCCAGCTCTCCTGTGTATGAGATACTGCAGTGAGTTCATCATATCAGTTACATCACAGTTATAGAACTCAGTTAGAACTCTAGAATCTTGATAGCACTCTAGAATATTTTTTGAGATGGGATGTGTAAAGCTCTTctcatttttactgaatactgCATGAATACTACGATACACAGCTTTCTTACATTACCATAATTATATAGAATCCACAGGAAtagattattaaatttagatatgccaaaacatgcagttttgttgtgtttttcaaTTTGTTAagcaatatgaagatgtttgtgtgtgtatgtgtgcgtgtgtgtgtgtgtgtgtgtgtgtgtgtgtgtgtctgtgtgtattttgttattccaaACGTCCTTGTGATCTGATattctttcctgtgtttccttttatagGACTTAAGGAAACATCACTAAGAGAATCATCACTGAGAAATTAAACTTGCAGCTGTATCCCAATGCAGtcaaaaagagtgagagatatagaggggaagagagatggatgatCACATGTAGACAAGAGTGTTTAGTTAATCaacagtaaaaaatgtaatcaactgcaaaaaatgttgcagcctttcattttttattttttttttgtactgatggaaaataaccttgttcttattctgaaaatcgaattaattaataaatctaaattaaaatctaaatgttttattatttgttaattcaatttttatctagtccattaattttaatccagttaaaatacttgaatgcggtttcctcaaaagcatcatgatgTTTATATCTTGTTCAGTACGTGTACTCAGggattctcactctagcaatctgaactacaatgaaaatagaacaaaataatgtaaggtGAGCTCGAACCCACGTCAGCTAGATGATGAcaccgacagcctactgggtgagcaaccacactttAATGGTTGGCccctgtgcagaacagttagatcgtggaacaagtaaacaagaaaagtaaataaccaaaaggtgAGGAGTGAACCTCAGCCATTTTGTTATGATGTGAACGAGCTCCTGCTAGACAGCTGTGACCATAAAACAATCTGCGCGTATATCgctcttcaaaggaatggaggacaacaacactagagggaaagaaaaactaaacaccatgccgagtgtgggaaaagggagaaccaaagatggcagccccgatgccctggggaaaatcaaactaaaacttcccaaacaaaaccagaaaacaggagcTGTAATGGCTAATTGGAGGctaaggagagagacagatttgagggggaaaactgcagaaggcaggagacgtgtaaaaacacagacaccctcgcagcacagaagtgaggtgtcacacaagggctcacagacctcaatacccagaacttggctcagaactttggcaaagacccagcactgggtcactgggcttatatagacctagcccagctTTTGGGCGTTAAGCCTAATTAGTGGCGTGCCTGACTCAAGACCTCCCTCTGGTGGTCGGAggaggcctcggcctggcaccgacccttacaaataaggttacaaaacaacaaaagctcCATCATGTAAGGATTAGATCCACACTACCAGCACCTATAAgactgacaaaaaataattcctttaaaCTCTTTATCATGGACTTATTAGCTAATAGCTGTTGTTAAACATCATGGCACCAAAATATATGACAGCTTAATGAAAGACACTCTGACCTGCtagttaaattaaaaacaggagGCAATGGAAAAAGAGTCTGGCTTGCCTATTTACCCTtgtaaaaaatcaaacaagcaaaaaaacaggGTTCCATTGACTCAAGTCTTTCAACAGTGGGACAAAACATGAGGGTCTCGTCTGGAGCATCCATTAGTTCTGTGGGAGTTAATGGGCTGCACATCTCCTTCCCACAAAACCTTCCTTCAGTGTGTTACACCTGTCACTGACTGTGGAATACATTTTCACCATCAATTTGTGAATATTCCCAACTCACAATTTAATCTTCTGGGTTATGACATAATGTCTAAATTAGATATCACCCATTATACCAGATGTCTCtagtataaaaaatataatttccgacacacacacacactcttcaccgTGGTTGATCTTTGCTCTGCCTTCTTTAGTATCCATGTGCAGGCCGACACAGcccattttttgctttttatattcagaaataaacaattatccTGCACTAGCTTAACTCGGACTAGGTTGATGGGGCTTTCAGACCTGTGGGATTCCTATTGGAATTTATGGCACCAGGTCttcctgtgtgttcacactctgtggctgctgctgctgctgagaaaATACTAGTCATCAGATCTCCAAGGTGTTAAACACATCAGCCACACAACATGACAGCTCAGAGGTGTAGCgtctgtgaaacattttgacatgaactAGTAGTTTGACTgttaaacactcttctctgcagggcTCTTCAGCCTTCATGCTGCATCAATCTGTCTCTCCTGAATTCAGCTTGGATACTGGAGGAACACAGTGGTTTGCTCTTATTCATACATGTAATCTGTTCAAAGATAAGCCTCTGATTATTTACAACTTCATTGGTCATTATTTGTGAACATTACACTTTCCTtccacacaaagagaaaatgaaaatatattcacTGTAATTGCTAATCCCCCCTTTGACAGAGGCAAAACACAGCTCATAACATGCAAACCTCATCTGAATGAGATCAAATGCAGACCTCAGCTGAATCAGATCAAATGCAGACCTCAGTTCAGTCAGCAAATATAAGTTGATGTCGCTTGCATGAAAGATGGGTTACATCCATGTGGGTTAAagaatgtaaaacagaaagcaggtaattacaaaaacatttctctagatggcagtgtaaGATAAGCATGGGTAATTTTGCATATGTATAAAGTAGGAGTACTGTCCAAGGTTCTGAAAATAGCAGCTCTAGGGTGCAGGAGCTTATTTGAGTTCAAGAGTGCTGCGTCAAATATAACTGGCATCCACTTAATACCACaatgaaaaaaaggtttgctggttcaagccccaacatTGCCAAGCTGCCACTCTTAGGCCCCTGAGAAAGGCACGtaatcctcaattgcttgaattgtaGTCTGTCACAAATGTAAGCTGTGAACCTGATCAGCATACAGCTTGACACTCAGCACCCCCTGCACTTCACAATCCAGTTTTGATGCTTTCAAAGGTTGTGTGGCAAATTGGTTGTGTGGGAAATTGCTAGGATATGCCTCCTCTTATATCTTAGCTGATGTAATCTGCATTTCTCTGTACAGTTAGAAGGCTCCACTAATGTAATACTCCCATGTCATGCTTCCCCTATTCTAGCATAGCAATACCCTTGGCAACCTgcctcatgtctttgttttgatttcgAGGTTTAGTTTCTTGTTTCGTTTTTCTCTACCCCTTATTAGTTTCAGGTGTTTCTTATTATCCTCTTGTTAGCCTGTGTATTTAAGGCCTGTGTTGGCCACGTTTCATCGCTGGTCATTGAGTTCCTCTATGATATCTTGTCTAGTTGTTGTGATCATCCTGTACAATATATTGGTCTGCGTTCTCTGGTCAGTGTTTCCCACTTAtatctctgtgttgtgtttgttattgtattcCAGATCTGTTCTATTCAGTTGTTCATCTCTGGACTGTAATTCTGACATACATCTCTAACACTCAGTATAAATCTCTACTCAGCATTTGTGTCTGCCCTCTATTGCTCTGCTTTACCGTTTCCACTGTGAAGGTGAGCACTCCATCTTAAAATCCCTCTTTCtaaaatcaaaatataaagTTTGCTGTGTAGCTGCTTATAACTTTTCAAATGATTTGGCTTGTTCAAATTCTTATGCATTTGTGATTTGCAGTGGTTTCATCCATGTCATCCATTGAAATGATCTGTACTAAAAAACTTTGCCAAATTAACAGTAACTTTAATAGTATCATTATGAATTCTCGAATAAATTGCTTTAATAAATAGTGATGTAACATACTTCTAGCTCAAACTCGAACTTGTTTCTGATTATCACATACCACATTTCCTGTGTAAAGAGTCACTAATTTCTGCTAATTCTGAAGCCCTTCTCCCACCCTGCTACAAGGCTTATGGATCTCCTCCCACTTTGGGGTTTAActcagaagagaggagagaagtgaagctatAAGATAACCCCCACTCAATTATGGGGCCCAGACTtctctaatgacctctttcatgcatcatatgtaTGTTTCAGGAGTCTTTGGAACaaaatggagtgtgaagtacaaccAAACTGAAACATGTGTTTTACAAGGGTCTATAGTGTCTTTGAATGGCACTTATACATACCCAAAACACCTTGAAGTGAAAGAGGAATTTGGGATCACAGAGATAGGATAGAAGTGTTGTTTATCTCAGACTGAATAATGTAACAGAGGAGGATGAATGTAACTACTACTTCTGATTCAGGACAAATGTACCCAAAgaaaaatggctgggagatcctgtCAAGGTCATAGGTGGGTTAAATCCATGATTCCCCATTTTCTCACTGTGATGCACAGTGTCCCTTTGCCCAGAGGAATTTGAGTGTTGAAGCTCATTTATGACTATGTTGGGCCATAATATTATACTCAAAGTCACAGGTGAGATGATCACCATTTTCTAACTGTGATGCACATTTGCACTAAAGGGGTTTGAGGGTAATTAAGCTGATTAATGAGTTGTTAAAGCTAATTTTGGGCTATGCTCATATATTCTTTGTACTACACAATTTGATTTTAGCAAATGCCAAAActaaattaaagtaaattaaagtttcaaattaaagtaaacaaaagaaaggtgACCGCAATATCATGGTATTTTTTGCCTGATATTTTCCTGCATGATTTAAAGGATCTTCTAATTCTTCTAGCCCTCCATTAGTATCTCATTGTACAAGAGCTCCTTGTGAACACTCCTTctgaagtgacagagagagaacattcaTACAACATTCAactggtacaaaaatggacgtcCTTTATCCTCtaatacaaacccactccacctgcagccagtcagcagtgaggatgcaggcagttatatgtgtgctgtaagaggatatgaacatctcccctctcctgctcaaactctcactgtcagatgtgagtttacattgtttgattatataatataaactattactaaatgaatttcacagttaaaatgtaaaacacaatgaaacacgaAAGAGTCACTAAATCTTCAACATGTATAGATCTCAGACCCTCGCTGGTACACAGGCAGCCCTTACAGaccacatccaccaatcactgcacacattcacttcccCAATCCAAATCACCTGTTTACTTGAATAATCACCTAGACCAAGACCTCATTTATCTGCaccctatttaaaccccacaggtgcCTGAGTTCAGTGCGTTACAATGATGGCCCCTTGTCTCAAGTTAAAGGCTCTGCTTAGTAAgttactttgaaaatgtattttctgtctttggttGCATTTGGGAATTAAACAATTATGCTCCTCACTTGCACCTTGCTCTTTTTCATGACGTCACAATAGAATATCTTTAATTTGAGACATTTTATTATCAAATTCGTTCTTTACATGGTGTTATTTATGCCtgatttaaggtgaaaacattaGTAATGGTAGCACAACCAtacatcatctccatctccaaaaTCAGTTCTTAGAACAGTGGATAATGCAAGTTCAAATACAAGTCAGCTAATGAACGTttatatagacactacacagctGTAACTACATGGTTTTGTATCACTGGTTGATGTTTACCATAACTGTagtctccctgttcctcctttcaGGCAGAATATGCtatattcatttcttcacattctctccttttctggGTATTAGATCCTCcaaataatgtctttttatCCATCTGTGAAATAGTGAAGTGACTCTGACTTGCAACAATGCcaccccacctgtgcagaactacaccagatataaagaaggaggaaccaacctacacaaaagaaaatacacacaaaactacatttaCTCCCTAAGTGGAAAACCGATCAAACCACatcccaaaacaaaatggcagtcactccctacttaccagtgaccactcaacaaaaggaaaaagttgaatatatacaaatgtacaactgCAGACTAACTATTAGAGCAGACAAGAGTAAAGTGAAAACTggaagcaaggtcatacaccaGGTCAACTATCatgaactttctctctctctctctctctctctctctctctctctctctctctctctctctctctctctctctctctctcacacacacactatttctgttttgtattttgattctctgcttcacagaatgtaaaaagtgaatttttgattttattagattattataaataatgctgCACCTAATCTATCAATAGGATTACTGAAGTAATAAGCACACTTTTCTactcaaacaaagaaaacccacGAGCATCTTTCTGCTGAACCATCAGTGTGGACATGTAGGTTTCTTCAATCAGTTTTGTGTTCCACATTTGTAGTTCTCAGAAAACCTTGCGGTTTAAGCTACAGCTCAAAATGAGGTCTAACTTTTCTGGTGGAAATTCTACTGGAATTCAACACATTGTGACTAAAAGTTATTCATTTGTATTCCAAATCTTTCTTTACATATTTTGGGTGTTTACCATTAAATAGGAgctgtattttatttagaaaaaaggtacaaaaaacAAGTTAATGAATACTggaaatatacagtacacagcttTCTTAGGCATTAGGCTACTTTACATTGTCATAACTATATAGAATCTGCAGGAatagattattattaattttagataacacaaaaatgtgattttattttcattttgttatgacatttgaatgagcgtgcatgtgtttgtgtgtccattgttattccaaatatccttgtattctgatattttttcctgtgtgtcctTTTATAGGCCTTGAGGAAACACCACTAAGAGAATCATCCCTGAGAAATATCACACTTGCAGCTATGGCCCAATTGTAACGTTTACTGCAGTAACATTTACTAGGCGAGAAGCAAAATGCCAACGCAGGAGGCTTTTAatgaacaaaggaaacaaaacatgagaggctaacaaacagagacacgggaaaacactgagacaaattaacacacgaactaagcaaacagcaaaacaatgacaaggTCAGTGACAGTGACAACAACTAGAAACTTAACCGAACATgccaaaataactgacaaactggaagacaaaacaaagccagggcttaaataaccaagacttataaactaaccagacacaggcgaACATCATTACAGGTGGAGATACAGACCAGAGAGCGGAACAgattaaaccaaaacaagcactgggaaagaggaacaggtaaaaggaatgacaggcatggagaaaacgaaactaaggaacggaacaaccaggaagtaaaggaaaacaaagacacgacagggaaatcATGTAAACAGGGATGCCAGAAGGGGGCCCATACGTGACACCAGTGCagtcaaaagagtgagaaatagagaggggaagaataaatttaacatgtagtttcctccagcagaaaagcttttcagtgttttacattaatgattaatactcagaaaatgttaaaataaaagcgtcctttgcatttttattgcaaggaTGAAAAATAACCTTCTTATTATTTTgctaatctaaataattaaatgaacctCATGCGAATAAAAAATAGTCACTActattttaatactatattcattcattcattcattcactcatcccttcattcattcattcatttagtccatttattttaatgcagtttcctCCAAAGCATCGTAATGAAatctaagggcattttctcagtttttgaatattttattaaaaagctgCAAATGAGTAGCTCTGcacactcctctttctgtcATACTCTAACATccctgtttatgtgtgtaagtCCATTCAGATTGGTTGGTCAGTCCTGACGTAACATGACGCTgtcaaaatttaatttagttctaGAGTGGGAATCTCTGAGAACACGTCCTTTTGGGGGGAACTACATCTGAGTGTTTTAACTGgcacagtgtatatatgatgtTAAGTATTTGGTTGGTCAGTTCTTAGTGAGGAATCTGGTTGCATCCAGATTGTGAACCTCAGGCACCTGAAGAGAGCGTCTGAGctgcagtgagacacagagtcagTTTGTAGTTAGATAGTATGTGTAATTTATAGACTACCTGTGTTTGACAAGAAGAGCaagcacagggaaaaaagaggaagaacaataacaaaggcAAATGTGGTCTTTGGCAAGCGAAGCAGGCATCAAATGAAGAAGTTACATGGTAGCAGAATATGTGGACATAGGTCAGCATTATTTCTTATACTTGTAAGCATgcatagagagaaaacagatacattttattcttactttgctgtcttttact
The sequence above is a segment of the Electrophorus electricus isolate fEleEle1 chromosome 16, fEleEle1.pri, whole genome shotgun sequence genome. Coding sequences within it:
- the LOC118242656 gene encoding B-cell receptor CD22-like; the encoded protein is MHVDGCKSVCLMMSLRTPLLTLTLITLFMSLDPPKNVLVSIRPASEIVGYSSVTLTCSSDANPPVQNYAWFKEGGTSPVGSGQTYNITISSNSSGWYYCVAQNEHGMLKSASIDATLKGHFYILPIAVGIGLCGIVLPLSIVLFMKRESLRR